The window TATTTTTCTGAAGCATAAAATTATTTTTTAACTTTTAATAATTTCGACCGATTTAAAGTTCAAAAACAAAATTTGGAATTTTACACTCCGCAGCCGCCGCCGGATTTAGGCCTCTGGTTGGAACCGTTTGACCTGGCTTCCAGTTCCTGTTTTATTTTCAAGAATCCCGGGCCGCTGGAATAATTATACCCCAAAATTTCTTGAGGGTCGGCATTTTCCCATTTTATCCCCTTGCCTGCCAAATATTGAGCGATTGTCGCGTAGGTGTCCGGAAACCAGAACGAGTTGAGCTTCAAAGCCGCTTCGTACATTTCTTTCTCGCCAATTCCCTGCGAAGCCATCAGTTCCAGAAAACCGAGCATCGCCATGCCGTGATTGCAGTCGGGGAAATAAGTGGAATTGCCGCAGCAAGGGCGGTAAATCCCTTTGGAAACTTTTTCCACCAATTTTTGCTGCTCGCCGGTTAAGACGATAAGCGGGTGGCGGGAATAATGGTCCATTGCGTTGCCTCTTGCCAGCGTCCAGCCGCCGGTGGAAGCGAATCTGTCTGCTCCGCCATATTTTTGGTCGCTCATCGGCCCTTTTTCCAAAATTGGATTTTTATTGCCCAGGCCCAGCGCCCAAAGAAGATTTAAAATCACTCCGGCGTTTCTTTCGTTTATTTCCAGATTGCCGTTATCGCTTTCTTCCAACAGGCGGCGCTCATAATCGTCCAACCCGCCCCGACTGGCGTAAATTTCCAAAAATTCTTCTTTGTCTATCACGCCGACGCTGGCCATCCTCGCGCCCAAATCTCCCCATTTCACCGGCAGGATGGTACTCTCAAGCGCGATTATTTCTCCGGCGGACTGATTTTGAAACTGCTCCGAGGTTTCCGCCGAAGCTTCCGTTTTTGTTTCTGACGATTTTTTATTGGCCGAGTAAACCAGCGATCCGGCCACAATCAAAGAGGCGACCAGAATACTTGCCTGAAACGAACGATTTTGTTGCATAAATTTTTGCCTTTCGGCTTATTTTTTAATTTTTCTTAATTCCTCAATTTTGTTTCTTAATTGTTCCTCCGTGGCTCCGCCCATGGCAAAGAATTCTTCGTTTATCAAAATACCCGGGCTGGAAAGAATATGATGTTTCTGCACCAGTTCCATACCTTCTTTGGAGAACATATCCACCTCCTCCAGAACAAGTTCCGGGTAGTCGGTTTTTAATTTTTCAATCGCTTTTTTTACGGAAACGCAATGAGCGCACCCGTTAGGCCTGATTAATGTTATTTTTAGCATATTTTTTATTTATAAAATTCCAAAAAATAATTATTCCGATAATACCCGCCAAAGAAATCCAGGGCAATACTCCTCCCCTGCCTTCCGGAATTTGAAGCGATGATTCCAGTATTTCCGATTCCGCTATCTTCGGCGCGACAGTTTCCAGAAATTTGTTCCATCCTTCGTGGATTATGGACTTCTCAAACCAGGCCATGCCGAAAACGCCGTAGTTTAAAATAAATGCTCCCAGCCCGACCATCGCCCAGGCGACCCATTTTTTTACTTTGTCCTGATAGAGGACTATTTTCCCCGAGGCGTTTACGCCAAACAGCGCCAGCGCCACCAGAAACAACAGCGGCAAGAGCCTTCCTAGTCCGTGCAAGGCTCCAAGAGAGGCGCCCACCGCGGGCAATCCAAGCGTAGCCACATAACCGAACAGAATGTAAAAAGCGGGATTCGGACAGCCGACGCCGGCATTACCCAGAAAAAAGCCCAGAAAAAAGCTTTTAATGTAATCGTTTTTATTCTGCAATGACGCGGGCAGTATCGTCTGTTTGAACGGCAGTTTAAATTTCACTAGGCCTAGCTCGGAAACACCAAACAACAACGCCGTCGCGCCGCCCAACACCAGCATATAACTTATCACTTTATAAAGCTGGACAAATCCTCCCAGCCAGCCAAGCGCCAAGCCGTAAAGAGCGAAGGTTAAAATCAGCCCCGCGCCGAAAAGCAACGCCATTATAATCCCCTTGCCCGCCTGTCGCGATAGCGCCAGAGGCACGATGATAAAAATCAAAGGGAAAGTGCAGGGCAAAAATATCATGGACAACCCGGCCAGAAAAGCCAAAGAATAGCCCGGGATAAATTGCGGCGAAGTGAGCATGGCAAAAAGGCCGATAACAGTTATTGCCAGCAGTCCGAAAACGGCGGAAATCAAAGCTATTTTCAGTGAATAAAATTTCAGGTTCATTTTACACCAAGGACCGACCTTGATAATGATTCAGGACGGCCCTTGATTTTACTGCGACTACGGAGTGACGTTAATGTCCATCATCAGACGCATCGGCTCCCTGGACGAATCGGTTTCAATGTAAATCGCTTTTTTGGCCGGACCGGTGCCTTGCGGCCCGTGGGCGGTCGGGTCAACCGTCGTTTCCACCATCATTTCTTCGCCGGGCATCATCGTCACGTTGGCGTAATTATTACCGCCGTGGCCTTTCATCCCGAACGGCCCGAATTTTTTGCCGCCAACCGCCGTAAGCGTTGCCTCCGTGCACATGCAGGAAGTGTAAATGCCGGAAATCTTTACCGGCTTGTCTCCGGTGTTTCTCATCTTGAACGTGTGATTGACGTTGCCTTTGGACATGGAAACCGTGCCGAAATTGAAATAATCGTCTTCAAATGAAATTGTTCCCGCTTTTTCATTCGCCATCGCCACGCCTCCGGACATTTCGCTGACGCCGTTGGGCATTTTGCCGACGGATATTCTCGCCGTTTCCGCGTCGCTTGCCGTGTCTATCACCGAAACGTCGTTGCTCAACAAATTAGTGATGTAAACTTTTTTACCGTCTTGGGAAACCGCCACGCCGTGAGGAGCCGAACCGGCTTTGATTTTTCCGACGATGCTCATATCCTGCATGTTGATCTTGTAAACGTAATCTCCCGTCGGCTGATCGAAGTAATAACCCTGGTCGGCCATGTAAACAAATTTGGAATCAGGAGTCGGGTAAAGCTGCACCGGTCCTTTGGCGTCGCCGGGCAAATCAACGTAGCTTAATTTTTTATTGGCAATGTCGTAAACAGCCAGCGCTTTAGCGTCGTAAACTGAGGCCAGGGCGTACTTGCCATCGGGTGTTACGCCGCTTTGCACCGCCGCGCCTTTAAGCGGCACGTCGCTCAAACTCATGCTGCCAACATCAAGAATACCGAGGCTTTTGCCTTTAAGCATCGCTATGTAGGCGGTTTTGCCGTCGGGAGAAATTCTCAACCCGTGCGGCTCGGCGCCGGTTTTTGTCATCGTCTGTTTCTCCACTTCATAAGTCATAGCATTGACTTTATACACGATACCCTTGCCTTGCGAAGCCGCTATGGCGTACCGACTGTCCGGCGTGAGCGCCACGTGGGAAAGGTGCATGTCTGTCCCCAGGGGAATTCTTTTTACGATCTCATCCAGATAAGAATCAATGACGATAAGCTGGTCTTCGTTGCTGGTGCTTTCCATGCCGTGCCCTTCATCGGCTCTGGCTTGTTTGATGAAGAGAAAAGATTGTTTTTGCGCTTCTTTTTTAGCCATGGCGTTGCCGGTCACCCAGACGGTTTTGCCGTTTGGCGCGACCTGCACGTTGTGCGGCATAAAGAATATTTTTCCCTCCGCCGATTCCTGCGACAGGTCAATGTTTTTGATCACTTCATTGCTGGCGGCGTCCAGGACGGCAATTTTGCCCTCTTCCTCCACCGCCACGTAAATTTTGTTCTTTTGAT is drawn from Candidatus Paceibacter sp. and contains these coding sequences:
- a CDS encoding thioredoxin family protein → MLKITLIRPNGCAHCVSVKKAIEKLKTDYPELVLEEVDMFSKEGMELVQKHHILSSPGILINEEFFAMGGATEEQLRNKIEELRKIKK
- a CDS encoding cytochrome C biogenesis protein, whose protein sequence is MNLKFYSLKIALISAVFGLLAITVIGLFAMLTSPQFIPGYSLAFLAGLSMIFLPCTFPLIFIIVPLALSRQAGKGIIMALLFGAGLILTFALYGLALGWLGGFVQLYKVISYMLVLGGATALLFGVSELGLVKFKLPFKQTILPASLQNKNDYIKSFFLGFFLGNAGVGCPNPAFYILFGYVATLGLPAVGASLGALHGLGRLLPLLFLVALALFGVNASGKIVLYQDKVKKWVAWAMVGLGAFILNYGVFGMAWFEKSIIHEGWNKFLETVAPKIAESEILESSLQIPEGRGGVLPWISLAGIIGIIIFWNFINKKYAKNNINQA
- a CDS encoding DUF1573 domain-containing protein gives rise to the protein MNNKKLIISILALAVIGGLTSWLILGKKDGGSAEGNQKNKIYVAVEEEGKIAVLDAASNEVIKNIDLSQESAEGKIFFMPHNVQVAPNGKTVWVTGNAMAKKEAQKQSFLFIKQARADEGHGMESTSNEDQLIVIDSYLDEIVKRIPLGTDMHLSHVALTPDSRYAIAASQGKGIVYKVNAMTYEVEKQTMTKTGAEPHGLRISPDGKTAYIAMLKGKSLGILDVGSMSLSDVPLKGAAVQSGVTPDGKYALASVYDAKALAVYDIANKKLSYVDLPGDAKGPVQLYPTPDSKFVYMADQGYYFDQPTGDYVYKINMQDMSIVGKIKAGSAPHGVAVSQDGKKVYITNLLSNDVSVIDTASDAETARISVGKMPNGVSEMSGGVAMANEKAGTISFEDDYFNFGTVSMSKGNVNHTFKMRNTGDKPVKISGIYTSCMCTEATLTAVGGKKFGPFGMKGHGGNNYANVTMMPGEEMMVETTVDPTAHGPQGTGPAKKAIYIETDSSREPMRLMMDINVTP